In Senegalia massiliensis, the genomic window AAATTATTATTATCATTAATAACACTTTGTTTGTTCTTAATTTTAATATTAAGATAAAAATTTATTATTATAAATATAAATGACATAATAAAAAATTTATTATCTAATAAAAATCCTAGAGTTAAAGAAACAATCAAACAAACTAAAAATATTATAAAAAATGTTTTAGTAAGCATAAGAGATTTTTTAAAATTCTTGTTTTCTTTTAGTTTTTCTGTATTAGTATTTAAATTACTATTTAATTCATATTCTTTAATTTGATCATTTATAGAATTTAACTTTTCTTTTATATCTAAGATATTTTTATTTATTCTTTCTATATTTTCTTTTATTGTATCTATAGTATTTTCATATTTTATTATTTCGCCATAATCTTCTATTTTAATATCTTTATATTTTTTAATCTTATAAGAGTTTTTATGAAGAATATCTATTTCTTCTAATAATTTATTTGCTTTTTCATATTTTACATTTAATTCTTTACAATTATGTTTATAAATATCATCTTCTAACTTTTCTTTTTTCTTATATAATTCATCTAATATATTCTTTTTTTCTTTTAATTCTAGTTGAAATTCTTTAGTATCAGAAAATAATTTATAGGCCTTTTCTTTTTCTATATCTAAATCATTAACCTCTCTAATTAAATTCCCATAAGGAGAAGTCCTAAGCCTATTTTTAGTCCCTATATCATTTAATCTTTTTTCTAATCTTTCTATTACTTTTTTTATTGATATTTCGTTATCTAAACTGCCTCCTAGATTTATTAAGTTATCTTTTACTTCTTTAGAAAATCTATCTTCAGTCTTACTTTTAAGCTGTGAAATACTTATAGTATTTTTATATATAATTTTATTTATCCCAAAATGAAGACTACTAGGTTCTATTGTTCTGGAAATAGGATTATATTCAAACATTCCACTTATATTTTCGCCTGTTCTTTCATCAAAGATTTTTACATCATCATTACCTTTTATAAAATTACGTTCTACTCTAAATAAATCATTATTATAATAGTATTTTAATATTCCTTGATATTTACTATCATTCCACGGAAAATACTTTTCATAATCCTTAGTATATCTTTTTGTTTTTGTATATGACTTAACAAATCCAAAAAGCATTGATTCAATAAATTTATGTATAGTACTCTTCCCAGCTTCATTTTCACCATAAATTATATTTAAACCTGGTTTCAATATAATTTTTTTATTGTTAAACTTCCCAAAAGAAAGAATATTTAATTCACTTATATTCATTATATACCCTTCTCTCT contains:
- a CDS encoding ATP-binding protein codes for the protein MNISELNILSFGKFNNKKIILKPGLNIIYGENEAGKSTIHKFIESMLFGFVKSYTKTKRYTKDYEKYFPWNDSKYQGILKYYYNNDLFRVERNFIKGNDDVKIFDERTGENISGMFEYNPISRTIEPSSLHFGINKIIYKNTISISQLKSKTEDRFSKEVKDNLINLGGSLDNEISIKKVIERLEKRLNDIGTKNRLRTSPYGNLIREVNDLDIEKEKAYKLFSDTKEFQLELKEKKNILDELYKKKEKLEDDIYKHNCKELNVKYEKANKLLEEIDILHKNSYKIKKYKDIKIEDYGEIIKYENTIDTIKENIERINKNILDIKEKLNSINDQIKEYELNSNLNTNTEKLKENKNFKKSLMLTKTFFIIFLVCLIVSLTLGFLLDNKFFIMSFIFIIINFYLNIKIKNKQSVINDNNNLINIYNREKDLKREELREDERFLQNQLVEKNVELERLKAKLNNEKMGIKFILDKNKFETPEELKKGIDKKRKFENIIHEINYKREILSGILSNKTFEELEEEVKKCSDIDISKFYLEDNSLLEKLSELNNVIIERDKEISNLEEKIKTMHSLFRPIQEIEEQIYTKKQQILKCENEIKSIEIAKETIEKISKSIHREFAPKLNKEVSDIISTITKGKYKDIKITENLETKIVSKDDVLIDIENLSYGTIDQIYFSLRFGIIDIIKKDKKIPLILDDCFIQYDDIRLDSILDFIYEQSKQRQVILFTCQTREQNILKNKGYNFNYIEI